Proteins from a single region of Sporosarcina sp. P33:
- the trmFO gene encoding FADH(2)-oxidizing methylenetetrahydrofolate--tRNA-(uracil(54)-C(5))-methyltransferase TrmFO: MTQTVNVIGAGLAGSEAAWQLANRGVQVKLYEMRPVKQTPAHHTDKFAELVCSNSLRANNLTNAVGVIKEEMRQFNSLIIQAADDCAVPAGGALAVDRHEFADNVTEKIRNHPNIEVINEEVTKLPDGITVVASGPLTSPALAEEIRQLTGEDYLYFYDAAAPIVESDSIDMDKVYLKSRYDKGEAAYLNCPMNAEEFERFYEALISAEVAPLKDFEKEMYFEGCMPIEVMAKRGAKTMLFGPLKPVGLEDPKTGREPKAVVQLRQDNAAGTLYNLVGFQTHLKWGAQKEVLKLIPGLENVEIVRYGVMHRNTFINSPRVLNCTYQLKSQPTILFAGQMTGVEGYVESAGSGLIAGINAAQLAKGDKPVRFPRETALGSMARYITEADPNNFQPININFGLFPELERRYKTKGERAEKHANRALHAVEEFKETTNI; this comes from the coding sequence ATGACGCAAACTGTAAATGTTATCGGTGCGGGGTTAGCCGGAAGTGAAGCTGCTTGGCAATTAGCTAATCGAGGGGTTCAAGTGAAATTATATGAAATGCGTCCCGTGAAGCAAACGCCCGCCCATCACACAGACAAATTTGCGGAGTTAGTATGCAGCAACTCATTGCGCGCCAATAATTTAACGAATGCAGTAGGCGTGATTAAAGAAGAGATGCGTCAATTTAATTCCTTAATTATCCAGGCCGCAGATGACTGTGCGGTTCCTGCCGGCGGTGCGCTTGCAGTGGACCGTCACGAATTTGCGGATAACGTAACCGAAAAGATCCGTAACCATCCAAATATTGAAGTCATCAATGAAGAAGTGACGAAATTGCCGGATGGAATAACGGTAGTTGCCTCAGGTCCTTTGACATCACCTGCACTCGCTGAAGAAATCCGGCAGCTGACAGGTGAAGATTATTTATACTTCTACGATGCGGCAGCCCCTATCGTGGAAAGTGATTCGATCGATATGGACAAAGTCTATTTAAAATCCCGTTATGATAAAGGGGAAGCGGCATACTTAAACTGTCCTATGAACGCCGAAGAGTTCGAACGTTTCTATGAGGCGCTCATATCTGCGGAAGTTGCGCCGTTGAAGGATTTCGAGAAAGAAATGTACTTTGAGGGCTGCATGCCGATTGAAGTTATGGCGAAGCGCGGTGCAAAAACAATGTTGTTCGGTCCTTTAAAACCGGTTGGACTGGAAGATCCGAAGACTGGCAGAGAGCCAAAAGCTGTCGTTCAGCTTCGGCAGGACAATGCGGCAGGGACATTGTACAATCTGGTTGGTTTCCAGACGCATCTGAAATGGGGAGCGCAGAAAGAAGTGCTGAAATTAATCCCTGGATTGGAAAATGTGGAAATCGTACGCTATGGCGTTATGCATCGTAATACATTCATAAACTCTCCTAGAGTACTGAATTGCACATACCAATTAAAATCACAGCCGACAATTCTTTTCGCCGGTCAAATGACAGGTGTAGAAGGATATGTAGAATCCGCAGGTTCAGGACTGATCGCAGGCATCAACGCTGCGCAATTGGCAAAAGGCGACAAACCTGTCCGTTTTCCAAGAGAAACAGCACTCGGGAGTATGGCGCGCTATATTACGGAAGCTGATCCAAATAACTTCCAGCCGATTAATATCAACTTTGGTTTGTTCCCTGAGCTGGAAAGACGGTATAAAACAAAAGGCGAACGTGCGGAAAAACATGCAAACCGGGCGCTCCATGCGGTAGAAGAATTTAAAGAAACAACGAATATCTAA
- the topA gene encoding type I DNA topoisomerase: MADYLVIVESPAKAKTIERYLGKKYKVSASLGHLRDLPRSQMGVDTENNYEPKYITIRGKGPILQELKKDAKKAKKIFLAADPDREGEAIAWHLSHQLGVDTESDCRVVFNEITKDAIKESFKHPRPINMDLVDAQQARRILDRLVGYNISPILWKKVKKGLSAGRVQSVALRLIIDRENEINAFEPEEYWSITSQFTKADKTFEAAFYGNASEKLKLTNQEQVEKIIDSLQSDEFEVSKVVKKERRRNPALPFTTSSLQQEAARKLNFRAKKTMMMAQQLYEGIAIGKEGTVGLITYMRTDSTRISDSAKEEVKSFIHTMYGEEFISTSTKKTKAKANTQDAHEAVRPTSAMRPPDAMKAFLSRDQYRLYKLIWERFVASQMAPAVLDTVTADFLNNDIRFRASGSQVKFPGFMKVYIEGSDDQQEEKENILPPLEEGEKVKFAEVDPKQHFTQPPPRYSEARLVKTLEELGIGRPSTYAPTLDTIQKRGYVTLDAKRFIPTELGGIVHQAVNQYFPDIIDIEFTRQMEQRLDHVEEGTIEWRKVIDEFYREFEKHVEVADAEMEKIEIKDEPAGEDCEKCGSPMVYKMGRYGKFMACSNFPDCRNTKAIIKPIGVTCPKCKEGEVVERKSKTKRIFFGCDQYPECDYVSWDKPISRPCPKCQHTLVEKRLKKGVQIQCTECDYKEETQS, from the coding sequence ATGGCAGATTACTTAGTAATTGTGGAATCGCCTGCTAAAGCGAAAACGATTGAACGTTACTTAGGAAAAAAGTATAAAGTTAGTGCCTCGCTGGGGCATTTACGTGATTTACCCCGCAGTCAAATGGGTGTAGATACTGAGAATAATTATGAGCCGAAGTATATTACGATCCGAGGCAAAGGACCGATACTTCAAGAGTTGAAGAAGGATGCAAAAAAAGCGAAGAAAATATTTCTCGCGGCTGACCCGGATCGTGAAGGGGAAGCAATTGCATGGCATTTATCGCATCAGCTGGGTGTGGATACCGAATCTGACTGCCGCGTAGTTTTCAATGAAATTACAAAAGACGCTATTAAAGAATCATTTAAACATCCCCGTCCGATCAATATGGATTTAGTCGATGCACAACAGGCACGGCGTATTCTTGACAGGCTAGTAGGGTATAACATCAGCCCGATTCTCTGGAAGAAAGTAAAAAAGGGCTTATCTGCAGGACGCGTGCAATCAGTCGCACTTCGATTAATTATTGACCGCGAGAATGAAATTAACGCGTTTGAACCAGAAGAATACTGGTCCATCACGTCCCAGTTCACAAAGGCTGATAAAACTTTTGAAGCGGCATTTTACGGCAATGCTTCAGAAAAGTTGAAGCTGACAAACCAGGAACAAGTGGAAAAAATCATTGATTCATTGCAGTCAGATGAATTTGAAGTGTCTAAGGTAGTGAAGAAAGAACGCAGACGTAATCCGGCATTGCCGTTCACTACATCATCTCTCCAGCAGGAAGCAGCACGTAAGCTGAACTTCCGCGCGAAGAAGACGATGATGATGGCACAGCAATTATATGAAGGAATTGCAATTGGAAAAGAAGGAACGGTCGGTTTGATCACCTATATGCGTACCGATTCTACACGAATTTCCGACAGTGCGAAAGAAGAAGTGAAATCATTCATTCATACGATGTACGGGGAAGAGTTCATTTCAACCAGCACGAAAAAAACGAAAGCAAAAGCGAATACGCAGGATGCGCACGAAGCAGTCCGGCCGACTTCAGCGATGCGCCCGCCAGACGCGATGAAAGCGTTCTTATCAAGAGATCAATATCGGTTGTATAAATTGATTTGGGAGCGGTTTGTCGCAAGCCAAATGGCGCCTGCAGTATTAGATACCGTAACAGCTGATTTCCTGAACAATGATATTCGTTTCAGAGCATCCGGGTCACAGGTAAAGTTCCCGGGGTTCATGAAAGTGTATATTGAAGGCAGTGATGACCAGCAAGAAGAGAAAGAAAACATCCTGCCGCCGCTTGAAGAAGGCGAGAAAGTCAAATTCGCCGAAGTGGATCCAAAACAGCATTTCACACAGCCGCCGCCAAGATACTCTGAGGCACGCCTGGTGAAAACACTTGAGGAATTGGGAATAGGACGTCCTTCCACGTATGCGCCGACGCTCGATACGATTCAAAAGCGGGGCTATGTCACATTAGATGCCAAACGGTTTATTCCGACGGAGCTTGGCGGTATTGTACATCAGGCGGTCAATCAATATTTCCCGGATATTATCGACATTGAATTTACGAGACAAATGGAACAGCGTCTTGACCATGTGGAAGAAGGCACTATTGAATGGCGCAAGGTCATCGATGAATTCTACCGTGAATTTGAAAAGCACGTTGAAGTAGCTGACGCGGAAATGGAGAAAATTGAAATAAAAGATGAGCCGGCAGGCGAAGACTGCGAGAAGTGCGGTTCGCCGATGGTTTACAAAATGGGCCGCTACGGTAAATTTATGGCATGCTCCAACTTCCCTGACTGCCGCAACACGAAAGCAATTATCAAACCAATTGGTGTCACATGTCCGAAATGTAAAGAAGGCGAAGTCGTTGAGCGGAAAAGCAAAACGAAACGGATATTCTTCGGCTGTGACCAGTATCCCGAATGTGATTACGTCTCATGGGATAAACCTATTTCGAGACCTTGTCCGAAATGTCAACATACACTGGTGGAGAAGCGCCTGAAAAAAGGTGTTCAAATCCAATGTACAGAATGTGATTATAAAGAAGAAACGCAAAGTTAA
- the dprA gene encoding DNA-processing protein DprA — MIYTNQQQQLINMHYIHPVPFNRFHLLLQENPSLENLETYSVLQWAYFFGLTAEKAAKLSGQYAEISALPILNLLKKTDCIPIPYFHPDYPDELKQLCDPPAVLYSKGDITLLKTRPRVGIIGSRKATVYSKKALDFIVPPLVDNRIPIVSGLAEGADTMAHRAAIHYGGKTIGVLGHGFSHIYPKKNKEIAEKMAKNHLLVTEYPPYLPPAKWTFPMRNRIISGLSDALVITESVERSGTMSTVEHALDHGKEIFAVPGAIDSPLSAGPNKLLDEGAKPLWSGFQIIDLL; from the coding sequence ATGATCTATACAAATCAGCAGCAGCAATTGATAAATATGCATTACATCCACCCTGTGCCGTTCAACCGCTTTCATTTGCTGCTGCAGGAAAATCCTTCACTTGAAAATCTGGAAACTTACTCTGTGCTGCAATGGGCATATTTTTTCGGGCTGACAGCCGAAAAAGCAGCCAAGTTATCCGGCCAATATGCAGAAATATCCGCACTTCCCATCCTGAATTTATTGAAAAAAACGGACTGCATCCCTATCCCGTATTTTCACCCTGATTATCCGGATGAATTAAAGCAATTATGTGATCCGCCCGCTGTGCTGTATAGTAAAGGTGACATTACGTTACTGAAAACCAGACCCCGAGTGGGAATTATCGGTTCCCGTAAAGCCACAGTGTATTCAAAAAAAGCCCTGGACTTCATCGTGCCGCCGCTTGTGGACAATCGTATCCCTATTGTATCGGGGCTCGCTGAAGGCGCGGATACGATGGCTCACCGGGCCGCCATCCACTACGGGGGGAAAACGATCGGTGTGCTGGGGCATGGATTTTCTCATATATATCCGAAGAAAAATAAAGAAATTGCAGAGAAAATGGCGAAAAATCATTTGCTCGTAACAGAATATCCGCCGTACTTGCCGCCGGCCAAATGGACGTTTCCTATGCGCAATCGGATCATCAGCGGTTTATCGGATGCACTCGTCATAACCGAGTCCGTTGAAAGAAGCGGAACGATGAGTACTGTGGAGCATGCGCTTGATCATGGAAAAGAAATTTTCGCGGTTCCCGGCGCCATCGATTCACCGCTTTCTGCAGGCCCGAATAAGCTGTTGGATGAAGGCGCTAAGCCATTATGGAGCGGATTTCAGATTATCGATTTGTTATAG
- a CDS encoding EscU/YscU/HrcU family type III secretion system export apparatus switch protein — translation MKEERYIRKEAVALSYDPEVADAPKVIAKGKGKIAENILERAAAHDIPVQEDPSLLELLGQLNVNETIPEELYQAVSEVFAYVYRLDREKGGKQ, via the coding sequence ATGAAAGAAGAACGCTATATCCGTAAAGAAGCCGTTGCGCTGTCTTATGATCCAGAGGTGGCAGATGCGCCGAAAGTTATCGCCAAGGGAAAAGGGAAGATTGCGGAAAATATACTGGAACGTGCGGCAGCGCATGATATTCCCGTTCAGGAAGATCCGAGTCTGCTGGAATTGCTTGGTCAATTAAATGTCAATGAAACAATCCCTGAAGAACTTTATCAGGCAGTATCTGAAGTGTTTGCTTATGTTTACCGTTTAGACCGGGAAAAAGGTGGTAAGCAATAA
- the ylqF gene encoding ribosome biogenesis GTPase YlqF translates to MTIQWFPGHMAKARREVSEKLKLVDIVFELIDARLPLSSRNPMIDELIHQKPRLLILNKMDLADEVQTKRWIAYFEEQGFRTVAINSFEGKGLQTVMKAAKEILQPKFDRMKQRGIRPGAIRAMIVGIPNVGKSTLINRLAKKNIAKTGNKPGVTKAQQWIKYGKELELLDTPGVLWPKFEDPEAGYKLALTGAIKDSILNMEELAVYGLRFLEAHYPERLEQRYEMSEVGENIQALFDKIGERRKVYGAGGEIDYDKVAEMVVQDIRDQQAGKLTFDFPEEFE, encoded by the coding sequence TTGACCATTCAGTGGTTTCCGGGCCATATGGCGAAAGCGAGACGCGAAGTCTCTGAAAAACTGAAATTAGTGGATATTGTGTTTGAATTAATAGACGCGAGATTACCGCTCTCTTCACGTAATCCAATGATTGATGAACTCATCCATCAAAAACCCAGACTGCTTATTTTAAACAAAATGGACCTGGCGGATGAAGTGCAGACCAAACGCTGGATTGCATATTTTGAAGAGCAGGGTTTTCGCACCGTTGCGATTAACTCATTTGAAGGAAAAGGCCTGCAAACAGTTATGAAAGCAGCGAAAGAAATACTGCAGCCGAAATTTGACCGCATGAAGCAGCGAGGGATCCGCCCTGGTGCAATCCGCGCAATGATTGTCGGCATTCCAAACGTAGGGAAATCGACATTGATCAACCGGCTGGCAAAGAAAAATATTGCAAAAACAGGTAATAAACCAGGCGTCACGAAAGCCCAGCAATGGATTAAATATGGCAAAGAACTTGAATTACTTGATACACCGGGCGTACTCTGGCCGAAGTTTGAAGATCCCGAAGCGGGTTATAAACTGGCATTGACGGGCGCGATTAAAGATTCCATACTGAATATGGAAGAGCTGGCGGTCTACGGACTCCGCTTTTTGGAAGCGCATTATCCGGAGCGGCTTGAGCAGCGTTATGAGATGTCAGAAGTCGGTGAAAACATTCAAGCGCTGTTCGATAAGATCGGTGAACGCCGGAAAGTATACGGTGCCGGCGGAGAAATAGATTATGACAAAGTCGCCGAGATGGTTGTGCAGGACATACGAGACCAGCAGGCAGGTAAATTAACATTTGATTTCCCGGAAGAATTTGAATAA
- the sucD gene encoding succinate--CoA ligase subunit alpha has product MSIYVNKDTKVIVQGITGSTALFHTQQMLEYGTKIVAGVTPGKGGQTVEGVPVFDTVEEAVKETGATVSIIYVPAPYAADAIMEGVDAGLDMTICITEHIPVLDMIKVKRYMEGKKTRLIGPNCPGVITADETKIGIMPGYIHTKGHVGVVSRSGTLTYEAVHQLTQEGIGQTTAVGIGGDPVNGTNFIDVLKEFNEDPETYAVVMIGEIGGTAEEEAAEWVKEHMTKPVVGFIGGQTAPEGKRMGHAGAIISGGKGTAAEKIKALQAADIQVAETPSVIGETLIKVLKEKGLYEKCKTK; this is encoded by the coding sequence ATGAGTATTTATGTAAATAAAGATACAAAAGTAATTGTACAAGGAATTACAGGTTCCACTGCCCTGTTCCACACACAGCAAATGTTGGAATATGGTACGAAAATTGTCGCTGGCGTAACGCCTGGTAAAGGCGGTCAGACGGTGGAAGGCGTGCCGGTATTTGACACTGTGGAAGAAGCAGTTAAAGAAACAGGGGCAACTGTTTCCATCATTTACGTTCCTGCACCATATGCAGCGGATGCAATTATGGAAGGCGTCGATGCCGGACTTGACATGACAATCTGTATTACAGAGCATATACCTGTCCTTGACATGATTAAAGTGAAACGTTATATGGAAGGCAAAAAGACTCGATTGATCGGTCCGAACTGTCCGGGTGTCATTACGGCGGATGAAACGAAAATCGGCATTATGCCTGGCTATATTCATACAAAAGGTCACGTGGGCGTTGTTTCACGTTCAGGGACACTAACGTATGAAGCGGTTCATCAGCTGACGCAGGAAGGAATCGGCCAGACTACTGCAGTAGGAATCGGGGGAGACCCGGTAAACGGCACGAACTTTATTGACGTCCTGAAAGAGTTCAATGAAGACCCTGAAACATATGCAGTGGTCATGATCGGTGAAATCGGCGGTACGGCGGAAGAAGAAGCTGCTGAATGGGTGAAAGAACATATGACCAAGCCTGTAGTAGGCTTCATTGGCGGTCAGACAGCCCCTGAAGGTAAGCGTATGGGCCATGCTGGTGCGATTATTTCAGGCGGTAAGGGTACTGCTGCAGAAAAGATCAAAGCATTGCAGGCAGCGGATATTCAAGTTGCAGAAACACCATCGGTTATCGGTGAAACATTGATTAAAGTCCTGAAAGAAAAAGGTCTGTACGAGAAATGTAAAACGAAGTAA
- the sucC gene encoding ADP-forming succinate--CoA ligase subunit beta: MNIHEYQGKQLLRDYGVAVSKGRVAFSPKEAVAVAKELGTTPIVVKAQIHAGGRGKAGGVKIVKNLDDVRAVAADLIGKQLVTHQTGPEGQEIKRLLVEEGIDIDQEFYIGLVVDRATDRVTLMGSAEGGVEIEEVAEKNPEKIFYEVIDPVVGLAPFQARRMAFNMQIPSKLINKAVGLFLGLYKVFSEKDASIVEINPLVVTKDERVLALDAKFNFDDNATFRHKDIVELRDFDEEDPKEIEASKHDLSYISLDGNIGCMVNGAGLAMATMDTIHYYGGEPANFLDVGGGAKKEKVAAAFKIILSDPKVKGIFVNIFGGIMKCDVIAEGVIEAAKEVGLQVPLVVRLEGTNVERGKALLKESGINIVAADSMAEGAKKIVELIG; this comes from the coding sequence ATGAACATCCATGAATATCAAGGGAAGCAGCTATTAAGAGATTACGGAGTGGCTGTTTCGAAAGGCCGTGTCGCTTTTTCACCAAAAGAAGCAGTGGCAGTGGCGAAAGAACTCGGTACTACGCCGATTGTGGTAAAAGCACAAATACACGCGGGCGGACGAGGGAAAGCCGGCGGTGTCAAAATTGTAAAAAATCTTGATGACGTCCGGGCAGTAGCAGCTGATTTGATCGGCAAGCAGCTCGTTACGCACCAAACAGGTCCTGAAGGTCAGGAAATAAAACGACTTCTTGTTGAAGAAGGAATCGATATTGACCAGGAATTTTACATTGGTCTGGTCGTGGACCGCGCAACTGACCGCGTAACGTTAATGGGGTCTGCTGAAGGCGGAGTAGAAATAGAAGAAGTTGCTGAAAAAAATCCGGAAAAGATTTTTTATGAAGTAATAGATCCGGTAGTGGGATTGGCTCCTTTCCAGGCGCGCCGCATGGCGTTCAACATGCAAATCCCAAGTAAGTTAATCAATAAAGCTGTAGGTCTATTCTTAGGATTGTATAAAGTATTCAGTGAAAAAGACGCATCGATCGTAGAGATTAATCCGCTAGTCGTAACAAAGGACGAGCGTGTACTTGCGCTGGATGCAAAATTCAACTTTGACGATAATGCCACATTCCGTCATAAAGATATTGTCGAATTACGCGATTTTGATGAAGAAGATCCGAAAGAAATCGAAGCATCCAAACATGACTTAAGTTATATTTCCCTTGACGGAAATATCGGCTGTATGGTTAATGGTGCCGGTTTAGCGATGGCTACAATGGATACGATTCATTATTATGGCGGAGAACCCGCTAACTTCCTGGATGTTGGGGGCGGCGCCAAGAAAGAAAAAGTTGCAGCTGCTTTCAAAATTATTTTGTCAGATCCTAAAGTAAAAGGGATTTTCGTTAATATCTTTGGCGGAATCATGAAATGTGACGTAATTGCAGAAGGTGTAATTGAAGCAGCGAAAGAAGTGGGTCTTCAAGTGCCTCTTGTTGTGCGTCTTGAAGGAACGAATGTGGAACGCGGGAAAGCTTTGCTGAAAGAATCCGGAATTAATATTGTTGCAGCGGATTCTATGGCAGAAGGTGCGAAAAAAATCGTTGAGTTGATAGGATAA
- a CDS encoding ribonuclease HII, giving the protein MTIQQIKKQLENLQEPNEWLEELQSDQRKGVRQAISQWHKRYEKSQLLVQEFQQKKAFDDSYRSNRIQLIAGVDEAGRGPLAGPVVTAAVILPEECPGLIGLDDSKKVSKEKRQEFAALIKEQAIAYAVHVQPAARIDELNIYQATKQSMETAVSSLETAPHAVIADAMNLNLECPCYSIVKGDEKSLAIAAASILAKTTRDALMNELHEKFPWYAFNENAGYGTAKHLQGLETHGFCEHHRKTFEPIKTMWRNRQ; this is encoded by the coding sequence ATGACGATACAGCAAATAAAAAAACAACTGGAGAACTTGCAGGAACCGAACGAGTGGCTGGAAGAACTGCAGTCCGATCAGCGCAAAGGTGTCCGGCAGGCGATCAGCCAATGGCATAAACGGTACGAAAAAAGCCAATTGCTTGTACAGGAATTCCAGCAGAAAAAAGCATTTGATGATTCCTATAGATCGAACCGGATTCAATTGATTGCAGGAGTTGATGAAGCGGGAAGAGGACCGCTTGCTGGACCGGTTGTCACAGCTGCCGTCATTCTTCCGGAGGAGTGTCCTGGGTTAATCGGATTGGATGATTCAAAGAAAGTATCAAAAGAAAAAAGACAGGAATTTGCCGCTCTAATTAAAGAACAGGCTATAGCGTACGCTGTACACGTGCAGCCCGCCGCTCGGATAGATGAACTGAATATCTATCAGGCGACGAAACAGTCGATGGAAACAGCCGTCAGCAGCCTGGAAACGGCACCCCATGCAGTGATAGCTGACGCGATGAATCTGAATCTGGAATGTCCTTGTTATTCCATTGTAAAAGGTGACGAAAAAAGTTTGGCAATCGCAGCAGCTTCCATTTTAGCCAAAACAACACGGGATGCGCTGATGAACGAATTGCATGAAAAGTTTCCTTGGTACGCATTCAATGAAAATGCGGGTTACGGAACTGCCAAGCACCTTCAAGGACTTGAAACGCACGGGTTTTGCGAACATCACCGGAAAACTTTTGAACCGATTAAAACGATGTGGAGGAACAGACAATGA